GTATTTTCCGACAGGACGATGTGTGGAGAATCCGCGAGGCCTCTCCCCCACCGAGACTGGTGGCACATCTCTTCTGGCCTGCGAAAGATGGAGATGTGGTCATTCGTGTCGATtatggaaggaggggggagggcatGTTGAAGCTATTCCCAGAAGATTGATCTCAACGGAAAGCAACGAAAACACCTCAAAAAGGAAACCATCGGACCGTTGctgccgggggggggggtaaagaaacgagagagagaatggcAAACGAAGCGCTGCCGCCATCAGTCTCTTGAGGCCAATCAGAGCAAGTCCTCTTCTTTCGGATCTGAACATCTGCAGCGCTGATCTCAGCATGCAGACCCGCCGACGGTTTGGCACGGTTAAGATTCTTCTACAATTAAGGCTTTTCGGTCGTTCTTATCAGCCGGTGGACCCACGTTGACTGGATGGAACCTTTCTGCCCCCCTGCCCGCAACGCCAAGGGACTCTGCAACGGGCTGAAGGATCGCAATCCTTACCATGTCCCAATGGAGCGTCCTCGCCACACACGAGGCTGCACGGAAAATGCACCGCATGCGAGCATCTTTTCGTATCCCCTCGTGTGTGCAGGAGGCGATGTTAGCGTGGTTACATTGATATAACAAGCTCGGAGCTTAGATTGGCTCATGAGCCACTGGGCTGGCGAGCGCAGGTCACGACGGATGGTATAGTTCATTATCAGCCCAATCATCCGGTGTGTTTTCACtaaaggaaaaaaaaaggtcccCGTTATTTCCTTCTGAACCACAATTCGGTCGGTACCGCGCCAAAATCGCCTCTCGGGGCAGAccacggaggagaagaggggatAAGATGCACGTCAGCATGAAGTGGGATGGGTCAACCTTTCTTAGCCTCCTGAAATATCCCTCCCCTATAGGTAAACTTCCTTCAGCTGCGCAGGTCTCACGAGGGGGACGTAAACTCTCCAACAATCGTCGTGGGATATATTAATGAGCCGTGGCAGCGCTCGATCTGAGTTTCTGCACATCTTCACGACTCCCTGCAATCTTGTCTCTTGAccacctttctttttcttgacgTGGTTACCCAGAGCTCCCTTCTGCCATCACTTGGCATTCTCCACTTCAACGTTGCTTGGAACAAGCTTGGCTACAATACTACACAATGCAGTGCACCCGCAGTGGATCAAGTACCCCCTTGGCGGGGAGAGATCCAGATATGCGATGGTTGCAATTGCTCGCACACACCCGAGGCCATCACTCTCGACCTGCATCTTTATCCGGTACCATGTCACCTCCGTCGCCCGGCTCGAGTGCATATCCGTTGCCGCTGGGCAATGGTTCCCATCTGAACATGAACAACAACGGGCGGGTTCGCTCGCGCAGCAGCGCGACCAGTTACTTTGCTCTGCTGTCCTCGACCGAGGATAAGCACCACCAGCATGATCGTCCTGTGAGCCGCAAGCAGCACTACCATCACCGAAGCAgtggcagcggcagcggcagcagcagtgGGAGTCGCAGTGGCAGTGGCACACCCACCGGTCGACACATGGATGACTGTTCCTCGTGGGTGCCGGGATGGCTTGGTGCATATGGCCCCCACCCGCCCCCCACGCACCACGCGATCGACGGACAATATCATTGTTCCGGCCAGTCATATTTCCCCTTGACCGAGCCACCCACGCATTCTCTGTCGGAGAGCAGCTGTCATGGCCCTCATGTCATGGCCCCAAATTCCTCCCTGGGTACATCCACCTTGACGACGACCACCACGCCTCCctccaccatctccagcaCTGCCACgcccttttcttcccccctgGCGCCCCTCACCGATGCAGAGATCGACGCGATGATTCTTCAATTCCCGGACTTGACAGACGGCTTCCCGCCCGGCTACCCCGATTCCATGGACGAGATGGGCCCGTTTGATCCCGCCGAGGCAGATGCGGGTTTGGCCAGTTGGCTCAATGAACAGCACGCCTTTGCCTTGAATCTGAGTGAGGAACCGTCGGTGGGGCAGAGCAAGCGAGGCTTGACGGCCGAAGGGTATTCGGGGGACATGTCCGCGGATGGCACGAGTACGAGCACGGGGATGGGCATAGGATGGGAGACGGGGATCAAGAAATTAAAGGTTTTTCATGAGGAATTCAATCAAGGTCGAACATGAAGATCCcttcacacacacacacacacactcacacacacacactcacactcacacacacacacacactcacacacacacacacacacacacacacacacactcacacacacataTGGGATCATGTACATTACTGTACACacgttgttctttttttttttccatgtgTCTTTTTTACCCTGTTTGTTCTTACTTTTGTTGATGCCCCTCGTgtctcccttttcctttttttctttttctttatttctcCTGTCCATCTTAGCCGGTCATGACTACGGCGTACATAGTGCATTATGCATACATCAATTAATATCTCCCAAACCATATCATCCCATCTAGATCCTTCTTCCAAAAATTCCCAAAGTCCAGACCTTCCCACTCCTCTCTGGAGAAAAATCAAACTCCAGTGCAGTATGCATGACTCTCCTCATGTTATTTCCACCTCCCTTTCCTGTCCTTTCTCGCGCGGGGCTCCCGAACACGAGCACAACCCTATTTGGGTCTAGTCGGTACATCGGTGGATCCACTCGTCGCCGGTGATTGTTTACCACTAGTCCCCTCTGGGGGTTAATTCGGGCGGTACGGACCGATAAATTTCCCGTGTCGAtgtgaagaagagaggggcaAAAGGGGTGGGTAGTGGAAAGTACAGGAGTAACACGCCCTCTCGGTCTGTTAGGTTTCTCCCCTTGACAAATTGGGGAGGATAGAAGAAACGAGACACGAAAAGGGGAAGGTCACCACGACACGttgagagaaaagatgagcTTGATACCAATGTGCAGCACCGCGTTGCGCTTCTGACTCGTGTtgaaactttttttttttttttttttttttactctttTGTTTTGCTCGGAAAATGGTTCCGGGCAGCCAAGAAATTAAACTTTGGTGGTCAAGCTGGAGGGGTGGAAATTGAGGTACTGGGTGCTGGATTTATTTGGATTTGATCTGTGGTCCAGAGAAGACATTTTGACTTTGTTTTggtttggtttttttttttttttttttttttttttttttttttgaaaaaaaaagtgatGGTACTCGAGGACTTTCGAAACTTGACGCTGTACAGATTGTATGTGCTTCATGGGAAGCCATGAGGATTCCAGGTCTTCAAAGATGGTGCCATGCGttgcacacacacacacaaaggTAATCAGTATGCAGTAGTATTGTTACACGGCTATGGATAGCCGTGCATTTCTTTCTGTCGGTCCATAGCTTCGGTAGGTTAGGTACTAGTAGGTTAGGTAGGTACTAACCATGTGCGTGGCTCGTGTACGTGTACACGAATCATCTCCGCATCAGCACTTGTACACTCAAGTGCGCGTCCCACCCCATGTACAACAGACGAAACATGATCATCCCCATCTAgtctggtctggtctggtctAGTCTGGTCTAGTTTGGTCTGAGTCTAAAAAAACCCCCTCGCACCTATCATGACTCTGCCCCTTCTAATCCGCCTCTGGGATCACCGGGCTCTTCTTTCCGTTGACGAATGGAGCGTTGCATTCGTCACGTCGCAGCCACAATAAGGGGGCCTTTTCTCTTGCCCCCTCTTGGTTACCTTTCTCCCTTTGGGGAGCCGAGGTTCCGGGCATGCTGACGGGAGAATCCAAGGACGTGGACTCTGGTCTACTACAGTGGTCTACTACATGACACACGCCGCCCCCCTTGTTCAGCTCTACAATATAGCATACTGCGTTGACTATGCTCATTATGCTATACTAGCTATACTATAGCCTCATTTGACCCTTACTTTTTATTTCTCAGGCACTTCCTCTCCCGTGTCTCGACAATTGGATCCTGTAAGCTCGTCGGATTGTCCGAGTCCAGACGCTTGGACCGCAAGATCGGCAGACGCTTTGACGCCTTTTCACTCGGATCATCAGACGCACACACTCAGCGCCACTTGAAGGGGGAGAAGTGATCCACCCAGAAACAAAAgcctcccctctcttctgAGCGGCTAGctccgagagagagagagagagagagagagagagagagagagagagaggagagagagagagagagagagagagagagagagagagagtcggACTCGGAATGTGTGGCTCGGGATAGAAAACCCGGCCAACGTGGCTGTTCTCTTGCTgatcctccctccccctaaATCTCCGAGCGGAGTCTGACAAGGTGCCCGCTAACCCCGCGGAGTTTTTCTGGTAGCCCCGCGGGACCAGGGGGAGCAGCGCAGGGTATGAGGAAGCCGATCGACGATCACACCGGGTGGGCTTTGCCTAGCCTGGGGTTCGATCGTGTTTGAGGGTGAGGTGCATATGGATCGTGGATCGTATCTTGGGccgtcttttcttttctctgttttttcttttttttctctttggggagaggaggggttCGTTGCTGGTGTGGGTGGTAGATTGGAGGTTATGGTGTTATGGTGACGGGAGAACTTATCCCAGAGCGAAAAGAAGGTCAAGGAGACGGGAGGGGGTAAAAAAAATAGTAGAGCGCGCAGTTCATTCTGGTTCGAGAGCGTTTGTCTATATACTTGCTTTGACTAGACATGATTCACTGAATCTAGAgtaaaaaaaggaaaaaagagaagaaacgCAGGAAAAacagaaccaaaaaaacatCACAGTCACCGAGTATGTTTGTAGTAGCCAAGCCAGGCtcaaaaaaaggacaaaaaaaaaggacatgTTCACGCACTGTACTGCCAATGGAGAAAAGACTGGAAGAGATAAATGAAAAAAGTAACAAACCAGACCGAAAACAGAGAAACCATATCGTGTAAGACCAtcaaaagagagagagagagggaaagagggagagaacgTGACGGGTGAATATGCTTTACAGACCCGCGCGCACCACCCTCAAGCTGGACGGACTCAGATGCACAGGCAATGCCACACGGTGGTCCGAGACAATGGCATGGCCCTCCTGCCAGCGGTGCAACACTCGGTACCGCACATCGTCCAGGGCCGCGGCCGCCTTGAGGAAGGGATGCTGCGCCGACTGCGCATCGTCGCCCGTGGCGGCGGAAACCTGCACGAAATACGACCTGGGCGCCAACTCGTTCGCCTGGGCACTGGTGTTTGGTCGGTTCGTGGTCTTGGTCGTCACAACACCCTCGTGCAGGATACTCAACGACAGTCCACCACCGGCCACGAGGCGGAAATCATCGGCGATCTCCGTGGTGTATTGCATGGGGTCCAGTCcctcgatgatgatgggggaGTGCACCTTGGCGAGCTCGGCGACGGCCTCGAGGCGGAACTGACTGATGGAGGTGTCCTTGGGGACGATGATCTTGAGACCAAAGGGATACAACGGGTGCATCTGGACCGGTTGAGCTTGGGTCAGGGTGGGGCCGTCGGGAGTCTCGATGACCCGGTACATGGGCACATCGGCACAGAGGAAGTTGAGGCCCAGTTCATCCTGGCAGAGACGGTAGGGAATGTCTCCGTTGGTCGGTTTGCGGCCCAGACTGAGCGAGTCGCTGTCTGTGTCCAGGTAAGGGGTGTTGTGCCAGGGAGTCACGGGGAAGGCGCTGTATCGCTTGTGCGGCAGCAGCGTGACCGAGAGTTTGTCCGTGTTGTTGCTGGCGTGGATGGAGAGACGGACGTGCAAGGGAGACACCTGGGCGACGAGAGCCGCCAGGGCCTTGCCACGAGTGATCATACTGCGGGCGACGGTGGAACAGTACTTCTTGACGGCACTCTTGCTCATCTTCTGTTCCCGGAAGAACGAGGCGAGGTCGTCCATGAGAAACCGGATATAGCCCCGATACGTCAGGGTGGCATTCGGGTCGGTCTTGAGAGCCTCGTCAAAGTCATACCCCGCGGGCAGGTACGCCGTGAACATGTGCTCCTTGAGCGGACCGATGCTGCTGGCATATTCCTCCTCAGTGACGGGGACGCTGTGTGGACCCTCCATCAGGTCAAAGGGGTCGGACCACTTGAGATGCTTCAGCCCCAGCCGGTCCGCGATACGGTGCAAACCCTCGGCATATCGGAAGACCTCTTCGTCAGACACCCCCAACAGGTCGTTATAGCAGCATCCGTCGCTGAAGATGGTGACATGACCACCGGGAGGGTAGATCTGCTGAATGCGGGCACCCATCGAGTTGAAGTGCTCGAGGGACATGCGCTCGCCCACGTCGGGCTCGGGACCCAACACCTTCTCATCCCGGTTGGGGCTCTTGCAAGGGTATGCCGGAACCAGCATGTTGATGGGTTCCTGACGGGAGACGAAATATCGCAGCGTCTCGAGCAGCTTGGGCTTGTATACGTCGTCATACCGGTCGTCGGGTCCGCTGATGCGGTATGAGGCGATGATCTCCGCGATGCGTTCAACGAGGGCTTCACTGGCAGCCTTCTTGCGAGCCCACGACAACGTATCATGACTGATGGTTGCCGGGAAACTCACTCGGCGAGAGGTATCAAAGGTCTGCAGGGGCTCGATGACCCGTGTTTCGATGCTGGGAGTAatggtgatggtgttggACAGCATTTTGGGCGATGAATGGATAATAGACAATGTAGGATCAAAGGGTTTCCAGTACAGAAATGAgtaaggaaaaaaaaaagagatcgACTAGTTTAGAGACAAAAGACACACAAGAGGCTTTTCTTGTCTATCTTGATTGAATTGTTTTCGTCTTGAGCGATGGAATGCGCTGTTGGCTGTGAATCTTTTCTGGCTTTCAACCTGGATCGATGCCGCTCCTATGTATGTTTGATATCTCTCGGTCCTGGCCGCacaactcccccctccaacgcCCAAACCAACCACCGAAGAGATAGCATATCCCCACGGTATCCGTGGTCCGCG
This genomic window from Penicillium oxalicum strain HP7-1 chromosome III, whole genome shotgun sequence contains:
- a CDS encoding Isocyanide synthase B codes for the protein MLSNTITITPSIETRVIEPLQTFDTSRRVSFPATISHDTLSWARKKAASEALVERIAEIIASYRISGPDDRYDDVYKPKLLETLRYFVSRQEPINMLVPAYPCKSPNRDEKVLGPEPDVGERMSLEHFNSMGARIQQIYPPGGHVTIFSDGCCYNDLLGVSDEEVFRYAEGLHRIADRLGLKHLKWSDPFDLMEGPHSVPVTEEEYASSIGPLKEHMFTAYLPAGYDFDEALKTDPNATLTYRGYIRFLMDDLASFFREQKMSKSAVKKYCSTVARSMITRGKALAALVAQVSPLHVRLSIHASNNTDKLSVTLLPHKRYSAFPVTPWHNTPYLDTDSDSLSLGRKPTNGDIPYRLCQDELGLNFLCADVPMYRVIETPDGPTLTQAQPVQMHPLYPFGLKIIVPKDTSISQFRLEAVAELAKVHSPIIIEGLDPMQYTTEIADDFRLVAGGGLSLSILHEGVVTTKTTNRPNTSAQANELAPRSYFVQVSAATGDDAQSAQHPFLKAAAALDDVRYRVLHRWQEGHAIVSDHRVALPVHLSPSSLRVVRAGL